Part of the Paenibacillus sp. JNUCC32 genome is shown below.
ATCCTCAAAGGATTTGGCTCCGATCCGCCTCGATATCGTCATGATTTTCGTGCCGAGCCAGATGAATAATCCCGTCGTAAGCACAATGGTCAGTGTAGCCCAGTGGCCGTACTGGGTAAAGAATTGAAGGATTTCTCGGCCGGTAGCAAAGCCAGCGCCAACGACGGTTCCGATATATGTAAAGGCGATCTGTAAAACACGTATAAAATTACGCAAGCCTCGCGTCCCCCTTGAAAGTTAATCGTCTGCATAGTACAAGGTATGCTTGGCTGAGCCGGGACATGACTTCTACCTGTCCAAGGCCTTCGACTGGAGGGGATTTGGACGCATAGCGCCAAGCAAGCGGAAAGCTATGTCAGGAATTATGACGGGAACTAGCAAGTTAAATGACGGAGCATCCGTTTGTACTTGCCGTACAGGGAGGAATATGTTACTTTTACGACAAAGGAATCATGGGAGGTCTTTGGGATGGATTGGTTAAAGGAGCGGATTGTTAAAGAAGGCGTCGTGTTGTCGGATCAGGTGCTGAAGCTGGATGCCCTGCTGACGCATCAGGTTGATCCGGCATTGATTATGGACATGGGCCGGGAATTTGCGGCGAGATTTAAAGAGAGCGGCGTGACCAAGGTCGTTACGCTGGAATCCTCCGGCATATCGGTTGCCTTTGCCGCAGCGCTTGAATTGGGAGTCCCCATGGTATTCGCCCGGCGCAAAAAAACGCTGCTCGCCGATCCAGACGCCTTGTGCGAGCGGGTGCCGTCTTTCACCAAAGGCATTGTCACGGATATCATGGTGTCGCGCCAGTTTATCGGCGAGGGCGATAAAGTGCTCTTCATCGATGACATTATTGCAAACGGAGACGCCGCGAGAGGGCTGATCAAAATCATTGATCGGGCCGGGGCGGAATTAATCGGGCTTGGCGTTGTGATCGAAAAGAGTTTCCAAGCCGGGGCGAGAACGCTGCGCGAACAGCATGTTCACGTGGAATCGCTTGTCACCATATCGTCGCTTGAGGGTGGGAAGATTTCGTTCAGCTAAAACTTAAGGTCTCCTTAGGCTTGTCTTGGACCGATTGTCACGGGCCGGGTCTTAGGTCATGAACGGTTGTACCCTAGTCTAAACGAAGAGAAAAAATGGTAATTTGAAGTGAATGATAATGGGATTTCCGCCTAAAATCTCAACTAAATCTTTTCGCCTCCGTGATTTTCGCTTATAATAAAGAGGTAGGCAAGAGAGAGGAGGCAGCAACATGGGGAAACAACCTGTAACCGAGCCGTTTTTGATTGAGAAGCTGAATGAAGCGAAGGTACATTTTGAACGTGCTTTGGATTGTAAACATACGGAGTTTGATGATCTATATCCCTATATGATTGAACATCCTCAGTTCTTCTGGTACAAACGCTATGTTGCCTGGTCAGAACTGCTGACGATTGCCGGATTGTGCGAGGAGGTTTCCTTCGAATGGAAGGAACAGTTTACGCCTCAGCAGGTCGAATATATCGAGAAGCGCGTCATGTCTTCCACCGTGCTGGATTATTGGTACGAGAAGAATGACAGCATCGAGCCGGCTCAGCGTTAATGGGTATATAGAACATCTCTTAATCGGGATGTTTGTCGATATCGCAACGCATTCAAAAGACCTAAATGATTTCATTTAGGTCTTTTTTTGCACAGTAAGTGATGAAGGAGGCATGGCGATGATCAGCGATGAAAGACTCGATGAGCTGCGGATCTCCGGCGAACTGGTCCGGGTTGTGCGGGATGGGCTGGAGACCAATGATATTATAGGGTTCGTCGTAGCCTGGGACCCGGAGCAGGTTATCATCCGCCGCAGAAACCGGCGGGTCGTTAAACTGGATCGGCGCTACAGCTACCAGCTCAAAAAAGAGCCAAGAGTCAGCCCGGTCGAAGAATAAGCATAGATCTCGAATTCGTCGGACAACTTAACCTCGGAACTATTTTTTCGGGAAGAGGTG
Proteins encoded:
- a CDS encoding xanthine phosphoribosyltransferase, with product MDWLKERIVKEGVVLSDQVLKLDALLTHQVDPALIMDMGREFAARFKESGVTKVVTLESSGISVAFAAALELGVPMVFARRKKTLLADPDALCERVPSFTKGIVTDIMVSRQFIGEGDKVLFIDDIIANGDAARGLIKIIDRAGAELIGLGVVIEKSFQAGARTLREQHVHVESLVTISSLEGGKISFS